CTGGTCTCCCGGAAGTGGTCGGGTAAGTCCCTCGCGGATCACAAGGCGGACCGCAAGGCGTTCGTGCGGGACGCGCTGGCCGCGATCGGGATCGAGAAACCCGAGCAAGACACCTCACGGCTGATCTGGCGCAAAGTCCCACCCGGCGACCCGAACGTGCCACCACGGGCACACCTGCTGATGCACGCCATCGCGGAACGCATCTCCTGGCGGGCCGAATATGACCGGGCACTCCTCGCCGCGCAGGGACCGCCAGGCGGGGCAGAAACTTCGGCAACTCCGCAAGCGGCGTAGGGAGGAGGCATTATGGAAGTCCGGTTACTCGGTGGGCGCTGGTACAGCACGGACCAACTGGCGGAACTGCTGGGAGTCGACAGTTCAACCGTACGCAGGTGGCGTACGGCTCGGCCGCCTCAAGGTCCGCCATTCGTGCAACTGTCGGACCGCGTGACGATGTACCACGCGAACGACGTGGAGGCGTGGTTGCTGAGCAGACGTGTGGACCCCGGAGCGGCAGCATGAACGACACTATGAAGATGCCGGTCGGTGTCTCGGTCTCCTCGGACATCGAACACCGGCCGGACCGGGCGACACCGTTTCGTGCGCGCGTGAGATGGGTCGACCCTGTCACGAAGAAGCGGCAGTCCAAATCGGAAGCGTTCGCGGATGAAGACGAG
The sequence above is drawn from the Amycolatopsis aidingensis genome and encodes:
- a CDS encoding helix-turn-helix transcriptional regulator; this encodes MEVRLLGGRWYSTDQLAELLGVDSSTVRRWRTARPPQGPPFVQLSDRVTMYHANDVEAWLLSRRVDPGAAA